The Ipomoea triloba cultivar NCNSP0323 chromosome 4, ASM357664v1 DNA segment AATAATAACGAAATAATAAATTGCAGGACTTATAATAACCTGTGAACTTTTTAATTAAAGGGGAGAAGAAAAACAGAATTTACCTCCTCCAGCAGGACTAGGTGATGTAGGCAAGGGTGATGAAGTTGGTCCAAGAGCTGCTGGCcctgaaatatatatatatcatgtttttgaaaataatcaattatatatactcATCAATCTggtaaacaatataattttggttcaattcaaaatggaaaacttaattttgagcaGTTATATAGTACCTGGAGCTGGAAGAGGAGCAGCAGAAGCTGCATTTCAATCATGAAAATAACATTAGTTACAAATCGATCATCATCAGAAACAAAAAACACTTatagattatttataatgtgAAATTAAAATCACCTTTGCACTGGACAGGCACACCAGAAACACCACTGTTCCTACAAGCTTTAGGGAGAGAAATAGCCAATGTTCGGTTAATGGGAACGCGAAAAGGAACATTTCCAGTGACAATGAGGCAAAGGCAATCTGTGCCATTGCTCATCAGATACTTGAGTGATTGGCAACAAGTAGAGGTTGGAGACGATGAGGCACCGCCATTTGTAAGGAAGCCTAGGCAAGGAGTGAAGCTTTGCAGCATGGAGGAGCTGCAAGCAGTACTAATCTGCCCATCAACTCCCAAAATAAACACCAAAAAGCCAATAGCTAAAGCAGGGATTAAGCACAACTGCAAATCCTTAGAGACTAATAACCTTCTTCttaccatttttcttttttttttttttgttttgttttgttttcttggaGATTTTGGGCGGGGAGGTAATTAAGCTAGGGGCAGTTGTGATTTGGAAtgaagaaatagaaaatgaaaatgggtTTTATAGAAGGGAATGGAAAATTCGTTAAATGAGAAAAGGaggaaataattaattatttagattCAATAATTGATTGGAAGTAGTTTAGGGGCTCAACTACCTTAACAAACTTCATGCGAGACAGTTTGGTTAGGTGACCTTGCAGGAATTTTCGTTCCCTCCTTTTCTTAATTGCGTGTTTCCGACAACACATGAAATGCAAGCTTTGGACTGGTGACTTGCACAcctaataatcaaataaaaatatttaacataGGAATTGAAATgctttttataatattattccaTCCGTCTCATTTTACATATCCAATTCAAATTCATAGTAAAAATAACAggtaaaataaaataggaaCATGTATTAATACTATGTTAAATATTTTTGAGACGGATCAGATTTAATACTATCTCCGTTctattttggttgtctggttcgtttaacgaagcttgactgaagttatttttaatctaatttttcataatattaagtttagcattaatatataaaatttatatatttagaaactacattaaaagtactattaaacacaaaaaaataaatttaaaaataacaaaaaattactaaagaaaataaacaatgaagaaagagttggtttgaccaataaatagtaaataggacatgtaaaatgagactgatggagtataatttttcataagtattacaattttttctccTACATCTTCAACcactaatattacattttgatttaaaagattatatttttaatcagAAGTAGCacatttttctcataaatattacactttattttaattcataaataacaatcaattaatttatctattattagtattatgcTTTTTCTCATAAGTAGTTGTTTAAcctttaaatattacatttagatTTAAAACTATTACACTTcctattataagtaacaaacaatttgTTCATAATTTATCTTACATTTGTCAGTACAACTATTGCATTTCTATCTTAATTTAattcaacctaatgaagcacaaagagtcaacagttgcctccactgaggctcagtGTTAACCAgaacaccggatgccactagacaacaaggtctttggctgatatttttaattaagaattgaTAAATCATGACAATCAAAACCCCAGCCAACAAAAGCTATTGAGAATTAGCAAAGTTAGTTAAAGTTGTTGAACTTAAAAAACCTACTCATGGCGGCCGGCCCATATTTCTCCCCTCTCTTTACGTAacttttcccctataaataaaTATCCCCGATCGAGCCATTATCTCCCTCATCAACTCCCTTCCTATCACAAACAACAAATCCTTTTTAACAAATCATCACAACCTATTCTCAATTCAAAGTCAAAACAATggctcttcatcatcatcttacTCCTAGCTTGGTTATTTTTGCATTACTACTCTCCCTAACTTCCCCCATCAACGCCCAAATTGTCAATCTGCCCTGCTCTCCCTCAACGCTCACAAGTTTCGTTCCTTGTTTGACTTTTGTCACCAACAACTCCACGTCATCACCCTCTTCAACTTGTTGCAATGTTCTCAAGTCTGTAACAAGCAATGGCACCTCTTGTCTTTGCTTCATTGCCTCTGGCGCCCCTTTTCAAGTTCCAATTAATCGAAACCTTACCCTTTCCCTTCCCCGTGCTTGCCAGATGCCTAGCATGCCCATCCAATGCAAAGGTTTTTACAAATCCtcatttttaaatcttttttttttctttcaatatttatgttattcatgggtttaatttaattactttctTCAAATTGTAGCTTCTGGAGTCCCTGGTGCACCTGCTCCTGCTTCAAGTATGTTAtcatttgacaaatattattctaaaataGTCCCACATTACATAATATAAAAAGTATGAGTTACAGTTGCGTGAGGCCGTCTCACggatcgggtcaatatgcaaatgtaatacttatacaagTTAACTGTAATACTAAATcgggaataaaatgtttgttacctataagaaaaaacataatattttttatgacaaatataatacttttatattttgatgtaaaagtatgaCTTTTTTCATtgtaagtattatattttctcttataagtaatataatgttgcacttataaaggaaaatgtaatagttttgatgaaaaatgtaatacttttacatgtaaattacatttttccatataaacaataaatattttattcctgatttag contains these protein-coding regions:
- the LOC116017165 gene encoding non-specific lipid-transfer protein-like protein At5g64080; its protein translation is MVRRRLLVSKDLQLCLIPALAIGFLVFILGVDGQISTACSSSMLQSFTPCLGFLTNGGASSSPTSTCCQSLKYLMSNGTDCLCLIVTGNVPFRVPINRTLAISLPKACRNSGVSGVPVQCKASAAPLPAPGPAALGPTSSPLPTSPSPAGGGSGFPLPFTPPPPRVEDNVPTGGLTPSTPTDNSNSGFPTSSPGFKPDLTPDAAPPSINLSFFLLLAALGASLLKFY
- the LOC116017098 gene encoding pectinesterase inhibitor 10-like encodes the protein MALHHHLTPSLVIFALLLSLTSPINAQIVNLPCSPSTLTSFVPCLTFVTNNSTSSPSSTCCNVLKSVTSNGTSCLCFIASGAPFQVPINRNLTLSLPRACQMPSMPIQCKASGVPGAPAPASSPVAGAPTLSPKSAPGPSRDPTGDAVPKSMSPAAAPKSDTNPSDQTPPPSTANSGTPAKNSGNQAPPAPSAASFMSVSPLVLLVAFGGVALKLY